The Oncorhynchus mykiss isolate Arlee chromosome 5, USDA_OmykA_1.1, whole genome shotgun sequence DNA window GGTAGCTTTGCAGGGGAGCTGGGTAACAAGGGTAAATGGTGCAACGGGTAAAAGTGGTAACTGGTTTGCTTGTCCTGCTATTGGCTGGTGTGAGACCGAGCTGAAAGGAgctctttctttattttttcagTGACTGAAACGGACAcacttgcacgcacgcacacacacaaactcacaaacAACATTTTAGCCAAAGTCATGTGGCCCATCACACCAGAATCACGTGGTTGTATTTCCACCTAAAGAACAGGCAGAGAGCATTGACCAGTGTTCCCATTCCATTTATTAGATATGTTTATAAATATCACATACTCAGATACATATGATGAAAGTAGAAAAAATACAACAAACAACATTTTCTAAACATTTTTTAATTTGAGGTCTCTTTATTTCCTTGTTTTAACTTGAATGGCTGACACAATCAaaaatatcaatatttttttCTATAGTATAATAGTTCTCAACCATGTTTAAATATCAAATCATCAAGCAGGTTATTGTATTTTGTCATCATTGAGGTTATGATAAAGCTGAGGAAAATAAATACAACGACATGCAGTCAGTTCGTTCTCATTGCATCTGTACACATCCAGTCAGCCAAACAAGTGTATCTGAAATATGTGCTACAGGCTATAAACAATAGTCCTTCCTCAGAAAGTGTTAAGCTATGATATGAATGTAAACTATGCTGATATCTATGTAAACCTGCTGCTGACAGATAGTTGAGCTCAAAAGAGCAGTAGATACTGAACATTGGTTTAAAATAAACTATAGAATTCATAGAGTAATGAAAAATTGTCAatttcacacagaaacaataTATATGTATGTGAGACCCTTGTCAAAGAGATCTGTCTAAaataacattttagagaaatgttCTCTGTAACATTTCCTGGATACTGAGGTTTTGTTCGATATTTTAATCTGCAAACTAAGGCTAAATAAAATTATAATTATGAGACAACATAGCTGTTCATATCCCATTTTCTTTTTGAAGGTTCTCATTCTCATACAAAAAATATCACACACGTAATCAACCTAGTGCACCACAAATACACAACTAACTTCTTCAAGCATTTAAACTTTACATACCATACAGCTACTGTTGCCAAACCTGGCTCACCTTTTTCTAAGGACAATAACTGTAACAAATCTCGCTCGCTAATTCATATATATTATGCTCTGTAAATTATGTAAAAATAGCAATTTATAAACTAGCTTATGTGAGATTGCATGATTCCACGGTACCAACCATGTCTAAAGTTGATGAATGATTGACTTATTTTACTATTCACAGTGTTTCAAATTGAACAGTACAAGCCAACACCTATTGTGTATAACACACGACTGGTACCATATCAATCATTTTATGTTTATCTTCAAGTCCGTTATTGCTCCAGTAATTCTACCAAGCATACATTAAAGCACCATTGAAATAATTAAACTCACGTCAATAAAACCACTTTCAGGAATAAGGTAACAATTTACAGCACTACCAATCTAAGCAGTGAGACTTTGAAACCCCTTTCTAAGACAATTAGATTAGCACAGCTTTCCTTTTTTCTCATTAAACAGTGTCTTTCTGCGCATTCTGAGGAACTAGTAGTTTAAATCCACCCAAAGTATTGTATTTTGTtaatcttattttcaattacatcAAAAACGGTTTATTTTTGTTAGAGTTTaataaaatatgtcacattctAAAAGAAGGATAGTTATGTCCCGTGGATACtggataatataatataatattgtataatataatataaatagtATTTCTGTATCCTTTTATCAAGCGCAAATAACCGTTTTACTAGAATGTGGAAATGATCCTATTAAGCATTTTCCTTTGCATAGAAAGTATTTGAGTAGCTAAGAAAATAAtacatgttttttaaaatgttctgcGTTATATGCCACTTCAATCAGATATGAAAAATAGTCACGTTTTACTTAGCCTCAAATAATGCATTTAGAAATGTTTAattaatacaaacaaaaaaaagttttacTACCAAAAGTCCTGCCCCAAAAAGAATAATGCAGAATAATAGAATAGAAAATGACCTGGCACCAATACATGATTAATGTTGTGAATACATTTACCAAATGGTGAATTAAGTTGATGAAAGATGAaagatgaaaataaataaataatggagCCGGTGGTACTCATATCCGCATCTGACAGGCAATATTCCAAGAATGAATAATACTGACCACACAGACATGAATATATCTCTTTTCAATAGTAAAATACATATCTACAAACATGTATAATAAATAGGCTtgatatatagatatgtataacaatatatatgtatttctatacatatatatgtacaaCCAAAGGTGCACTTAAATAATGTCATCGAGGAGATGGGGGGTGCCTACCCAGTCCAGTGTTCTGGGCTCAGAAGCAGCCATGATCATGCACATGAACTGCTTACCAGTCCTCTTGTCAATGGGGTAGATGGTTGTGGGGGTGAACCTCCTGTTACTTTCCACAAACTCGCAGAGCTGCTGGTATACCTTTGGATATTCGTGGCGTAGAAAAACTCCTCGAATTCGTAACTCCCGCTGGATGTTGATGAAGCAGATCTCCCTGGCcttcctgccctcctctccctcattgtCGATGTCAGCCATTCCAGGGGGTGGCGTGAGGATCAACGTCTCCATATCCCTCTCTTTCTTAAGAACTTTACTCTTCTCCGGGCTGTAGGAGGCGAGCGCCACCTTGGCATATTTCCTGACAGTTGGGGCTTGATTCCTTGGTGAAGGTCCGTCAGGCATTTGTTCGCCAACGGCAATGGATACATTCAAGAGGAAACATTCGTTTGGGTCATAGTCCTTGCCTGCCTCCTGGAGCTCCTTGCAATACTCCCCCAGGTTGTCCTTGAAGCCGTCCAGCTCCCGTAGAGACAGGTAAGTCGGGGACATCTGGAGGCTCTCCAGGCCGTACTGTAGGAAGTTACCGGACAGCCCTGGGTTTGGGAATCCCAGAAAGAGCACTCCCCTTCCCCGGGAAAGGAAGCCAACTTTGGCAATGCGCGAGAAGGCTTTGTGGACCTCGACAGTCTCCCGGCAGTGCTTGATGATATGGCGGCACACGCTGCCGATTCGGCCATACAGGCAACTCTCTTTGTGAATGTCCCAGTCCTCCCTGCGGCAGTTGCGGGAGCAGTAGTAAGTGTAGCAGCTGTGGCAGGATTTGAAGTAGAGGCAAGCATTGAATAGGGTCTCTGTCCGTCGGCATTTGTTGTTTGAGCACATCATGCTGTCGTCCTCGTCTGGGCTCTGGTCTGGGGAGCACTCGTCTCCACTCCTCAGGGCATCACTGCTGCAGTCCATATCTCGAAGGGCGTCAGGGTTCATTCTAATAGAGGTGGGTTGCTTGTCCAGGGGTGGTTCCTCTGACCCTGCCTTTGAACCTTTTCTGGACAGAGATGCTGCTTCTTCTTCATCGATCAGCTTCTTGAGTTGGTCCAGCAAATCCTCACTTGGCCTCCTAGTGGCAGGGGGTTTGTAGTCAGTAACGAGATCAGCTAGAAGCTCATCAAGTTGCTCCAGGCTTTGCTGTAGAGAGGCGCTGTTGTGCGTCTTTTCTTTGGTAGAGTCCACAGAGCAGGACATAGTGTCTGGCTGAGAAGCTTCTGGAACCACAGCACTTTTAGAGTGCAGCACATCCCAGCTGGCTCTTCGTGCCTCAAATTTGTTAAGGTTGCCTGGTCGAATGTCATTATCAGTGATGGTGATCTCAGGGGCGACGAACCAGAGCTTACTAGAAGTGGTCTTCCCTGACTCCGATGTTGGGCTTTTGTCAATTAGAGAGTTATCAGACAAAGACAAGGCTGCATAACGTCTCGGTGAACTGGAAAGGTTGACAACTACTGGCTGTGGTCTGTCATCTTCGGCCGCAGTGCGCTTTGCTTGGGCAATAAGATTCTCATAACTCCGACCCCGCTGAACTGGGATAGGCTGCTCCCTCTCCACACGGGAGTTGAGGATATTATCCCAAGACCTCGAGTAAGGTTTGGAATCGGTGCCGATTCGTGGTGGCTCAATGCACGGGTTAGCATACCATGGTGTTAGCGCTGGCTCTTGCCTAACAGCTCTGGTCGGGGTGACCTGAGAGCCATACGAGGCAGGGTGATGGGTGGAATAACCAGACACCTCAGAGCCGTACCAGTCATCTGGTTGAGGCTGGACGACTCGCGCATGTCGACGTCCCTCTGTATAATATGCCCTTGCTGGAATGTGATGCTCCTGTGAAGGTGTATACATCTCATTCGCGTAATATATCCGCGGGGGAACAGACTGAATTTGATAAGTCCTTAGATCATCTCCATAGAATGTTCTTGCCGGCGGGGTTTGAATGATATATGGCCCTGGTTCACTTGCTGCATAGGCTTTCGGATATGCAGCTTGAACTGGGTATGGGTAAGATTCTACCTCCGTGTAATAGGATCGGGCTGGTACAGTATGCACCACGCGGGTCCTTGGATCCTGTACATACTGCATTTTGGGAGTGAGGTTTTGGCTTGGCATACTATAGCGATCATCCTGATAGTAAGTCCTAGGTTGGGGAGGGGCTGTGGCCACATACCTCCCAGGGTCGTCTGCATAAAATAATTTGGTTGGCACATTGGGGCTGGAATGAGCCCTGCGTTCCCTGCCATAATAATCACCTGGGGAAGGCATTCTTTGCAGAGGCATCTCCATGGGCTGAATGTAACTATTTGGCATGCTGCGGGAATACTGGTATGCCTGCCCATACTCACCACCAAAAGAGTCAGTGGGAGTTGAGGTCCTTGAGAAGGTGAAATGGCGAGGTACTGTCAGGCTCCTGCTTCCTCCACTAGGGTACCTCTGCCAAGGTATGTCAACTCTGGGTGTAGCAGTCTTCCGTCCAGCATTTTGCAAGACAGCCACATCTGGTTTGATGTCCACCCGACACCTGACGTGAGGGCTGGTGGCTGGCTTGTCAGGCCCTCCCTCTTCTACATGCTCAGCAACATAGAGGGGTGAATATCGGCTAGCATCACTCCTCTGTGGCTGGAGCTTGATGGGATGCACCTCATGCATTAGTGCCCTGGTTGCTGCGTAGGAGCACTCCCTACGTGGTGAcacctctggtctccagttaggGTCCCTAGGTGCCCTCCGGGcctccctacccctcctcccCATGGAAGGGGACTCCTCAAAGGACACAGGGGTAAGGTTAGTTTGGACTCTGGGGGCACTTTTTGACCTGGTCCTTTTCCTTTGCACCGGAACAACCACCTCACTAGCCATGTCTGAGACCAATGGCTGAGGGGTCAGTCTGTGGTTGAAAATGTCCGGTGCAGAAAAGCGGTATCCCTGCTGGCGGCCCAAGGCATTCCAGGCCATGTCTGGATTAGCAGCATGCCTGTCAGCCCTCCTGTACGGGTGCTCCATTGAGAATGTGTGGTGTTTAGGGTACTCCAGTGACTTGTAGTCAAAGGTACGGCAGTGCCTCTTGTTATCCTGATTGTTGTCCAGTGTGCTTCGGTTTGGGGAATCACATTGTTCGGGGGGTTGGGAGGACTTGGAGTGCGAAGAAACAGGGAacacttttatatctttatacACAGTCGATACCAGTATGTCAGGCGGGTCTGTGCGTGTCATCTTAAAGGGACTCTCCTAGTTTCCCCCATCAAGTTGGTTTAAGGTTGACGTTCCCTGCTGAGGTAAAAAGAAAGAAACATGTGTAAGCAAAATTCTTGTTCATGTGTGCAATGTAATATGCATCACATGTATTGAATATACAAATTCATAAAGGATGATTGTCAGAGTAGAGGGTGAAGAGCTTGACGTAAAACGTGGGACCATTATATAGTACACTCACATAGACAAAGAACTGGAATTACCACAGATTGAAACTGGTAAATCAAAGATATCCTCGATCAACATGCATTTGCTGTTGACACTACATCTAGCCCTAAGGTTAAAATAAAACATTACTCAACACTTTTTGCCCATGGTGTACAGGAGAAGCACACAGAGCTATCTTAATCCTGATCCCCATAGATAGACCGATTAGAGCTCTAGCAAGCAGTCAACACTGTCTATCTAACTGGTCCTTGTTTACgctaacacacacccacacaagcTTCACACTAAATAAACCAGCGTAAATAATTCTGTCAAATCCCCAAATATGATGAAATGAGTTACGGATGAGTTAAGGGTGAGTTACGGATGAGTTACGGATGAGTTAAGGATGAGTTACGGATGAGTTACGGATGAGTTACGGATGAGTTAAGGATGAGTTACGAATGAGTTACGGATGAGTTACGGATGCGTTAAGGATGAGTTGCGGATGAGTTGCGGATGAGTTACGGATGAGTTAAGGATGAGTTACGGATGAGTTACGGATGAGTTACGGATGAGTTAAGGATTAGTTACGGATGAGTTAAGGACTGAGTTACGGATGTTTGTAAATAGAATGGCAGTTAAAACCCCATAGACATAAATAATAAGAGGGTTAGTAAACATTTCTTTATGCATTTTAATCTTAATGTTGTTTGAGTATTGCATAGTAGGTTTGATTCATAACAGGCCTGTAATGACTACGTAATTACTAATATCAAAGCCGTGTGGATGGAACATTAATGGTATCAATGTGTTACATCTGCAACTGTTTTTCCATTATCATAAAGTATTCATATTTTGTGTataaatgtagattgttttataAACTTTTATCGgatccccaaattaatataaacTGCTGTATATTCCTAAACTGAAAATACTCCATTTCAAAATATGTAACTTCTCTCACTaaatgttccatttgcacaactTCATTAAAACACTTTTCTCAACTACTTGTTCTTATCACAGTTGACAGCAGAACAGCAAGAAATGGATTCAAGGCTCAAAATAGTTTCTCTTGAGGCTTTTCACTTCATCTCGTCTTAGATAAATGTCAAGGGACCAAGCTGCCAACACTGCCAGAGACGGAACAACAATCTCATTTACTAACGACAACAACCATGACATCAAGAGTACACCAAAATGCAAGAACACCATcgatttacaaacgcctgaaatAGTACTGAGCTCACTAACATACCTAATCTATCTGACAACAGACAAAGATAATGGATTTATGATTTAATTAAATACTTGGAAGCATAGCATGTTTTAAGGATTTGACCTACAGATAACCTTTGCTCCCAGTCAATGGGGGTTTAGTTATATTAGGGCATGAGTAAATACAGGTGTTCCCACAGCTTGGTGCTAAATCCATTTCCTCAGTCTAGACAGACATGCAGTGAAAAATGTACTGTACGTTCATATGGGCACCTGCAACGTAGCAACACCGCAACAACACCAGCTCTGTGACTCCTATGGGGCCCCAGGTAAGAGAACCAGAAACGGTTACCGCTGCTACTTGCAAACCAAGGTGCATTATTCTACCTAAAGGGCACACGATTGTTGTGGTATAATGTGCAAGTTGATTGAGAGACAGCATGTAGATATACCTGAAACGCCTCGCTGGCACATCAAAAAGCATGACACACTATGATACACATGATACACCTATGGCTAAAAGCATTAATGCTTGATGTAAGGTGAAGACTTATAGAAAGGCTTATAGAAGTTGATGGCTAAATGTTAAATAAGACAATACTTGTCATATACAGTACTTGTCATGTACCTCCTATTAATGCCTTCAGCCAAACCACAAGCTGCAACTGTGTTCCTGTGACACACAAGAGGAAAAAGAAAACTGGATTAAATTCGCTGTCCTCTGTCTACAAGAGGGAggttaaaccccccccccccttctttctaTCCTTTAAGGGTTAACTGTTTTCAGCATTCATTAAAAACACGCTCAAGTGTGAGGAACAAGAAGCTCgtattgttttgtgtttctggTCCGACCTCAGGGATATGTAAATGAAGACCATCAAGCATCACACACGTTCCCCACAGGATTATGTTAATCCGTTCCGTGGTGTGTCTCACTTGGCGGCTTCTCATGATCCCTCAAGATCACGTGACCATCATGTGGCCCACAGCACTCAACCTCTGCAAAGAAATATCTAAAAACAACCCTATATACATCACACCGATCCACAACGGAATCCCCACGTGATCTTTCATGAATAC harbors:
- the ajm1 gene encoding apical junction component 1 homolog, producing MTRTDPPDILVSTVYKDIKVFPVSSHSKSSQPPEQCDSPNRSTLDNNQDNKRHCRTFDYKSLEYPKHHTFSMEHPYRRADRHAANPDMAWNALGRQQGYRFSAPDIFNHRLTPQPLVSDMASEVVVPVQRKRTRSKSAPRVQTNLTPVSFEESPSMGRRGREARRAPRDPNWRPEVSPRRECSYAATRALMHEVHPIKLQPQRSDASRYSPLYVAEHVEEGGPDKPATSPHVRCRVDIKPDVAVLQNAGRKTATPRVDIPWQRYPSGGSRSLTVPRHFTFSRTSTPTDSFGGEYGQAYQYSRSMPNSYIQPMEMPLQRMPSPGDYYGRERRAHSSPNVPTKLFYADDPGRYVATAPPQPRTYYQDDRYSMPSQNLTPKMQYVQDPRTRVVHTVPARSYYTEVESYPYPVQAAYPKAYAASEPGPYIIQTPPARTFYGDDLRTYQIQSVPPRIYYANEMYTPSQEHHIPARAYYTEGRRHARVVQPQPDDWYGSEVSGYSTHHPASYGSQVTPTRAVRQEPALTPWYANPCIEPPRIGTDSKPYSRSWDNILNSRVEREQPIPVQRGRSYENLIAQAKRTAAEDDRPQPVVVNLSSSPRRYAALSLSDNSLIDKSPTSESGKTTSSKLWFVAPEITITDNDIRPGNLNKFEARRASWDVLHSKSAVVPEASQPDTMSCSVDSTKEKTHNSASLQQSLEQLDELLADLVTDYKPPATRRPSEDLLDQLKKLIDEEEAASLSRKGSKAGSEEPPLDKQPTSIRMNPDALRDMDCSSDALRSGDECSPDQSPDEDDSMMCSNNKCRRTETLFNACLYFKSCHSCYTYYCSRNCRREDWDIHKESCLYGRIGSVCRHIIKHCRETVEVHKAFSRIAKVGFLSRGRGVLFLGFPNPGLSGNFLQYGLESLQMSPTYLSLRELDGFKDNLGEYCKELQEAGKDYDPNECFLLNVSIAVGEQMPDGPSPRNQAPTVRKYAKVALASYSPEKSKVLKKERDMETLILTPPPGMADIDNEGEEGRKAREICFINIQRELRIRGVFLRHEYPKVYQQLCEFVESNRRFTPTTIYPIDKRTGKQFMCMIMAASEPRTLDWVGTPHLLDDII